In Lates calcarifer isolate ASB-BC8 unplaced genomic scaffold, TLL_Latcal_v3 scaffold_36_77, whole genome shotgun sequence, a single window of DNA contains:
- the misp gene encoding LOW QUALITY PROTEIN: mitotic interactor and substrate of PLK1 (The sequence of the model RefSeq protein was modified relative to this genomic sequence to represent the inferred CDS: inserted 1 base in 1 codon), whose amino-acid sequence MGSTPKRWVLKPLSPLLQPSDLRTITGPTPDDSPNLDDPDLSSNIISITCSHSSVVVSSQPGDGSQDVVVQARQVAVSQDRGSISDEWHPSSPSCPSSPSSSTGSHCGFYSFVEDPTSPEAELNEAWMVSPQRQAQLATLKEEKGFKLQTYTSSRKPESLFSEDESLYKVNPTNGIKVVGEEEEKHLRKEIIRSQAPKNPTFKDQLSTLENLDLNRSANRMIEGFSVSYSPVSSSPEPPRSPEPGTIDNKQINFSAARQQFLKMEQDRLMAVLNPLRSLKTHLNSSLQEDPQLVSPSRWVETFDRVEEREDTTLFKPSGESDTHPERKVMVCRTEESLSRQSSVFEDLDSGLEELLVDMGGGYTSDDGVFTDNAQQKNRSFKSMSVYETPIEREIRLVQEREENLRRSRGLKHNDGKVEIVKIKTKRLQSPLTPIRTKEKTRVSFVIQREIQRMEEPQQQGGIRFDQDPPQQLDNIKSDQQDGGPEERPLESGDTDVFPSPCCPHRHPEEIELSISQMSSAPSSFTRDSRGFRKDLLTSSSSRSSSPHSSPTPRSWRENLESTGLQSMGQGAPDFIEKEIKEALRREQELRELRESRERTNQQSSSPAPLVEKATKMAVSQSYPPANTDKPVSLSSSSPRPFVRLPSISFITAQPWTPSPRPHPPXLPPPLPSSSSLSSPVGVRSAPPLVRGLTETLLQDFEDRRVKLKLEESAYAGIQPIDDVNNEVVESTRVIRHKNQRALRWEAGVFANQEDQ is encoded by the exons ATGGGCAGCACCCCGAAGAGGTGGGTGCTGAAGCCCTTGTCCCCCCTCCTGCAGCCCTCAGACCTGCGGACCATCACTGGCCCCACCCCGGATGACTCCCCCAACCTGGACGATCCAGATCTCAGCTcaaacatcatctccatcaccTGCAGCCACTCGTCTGTGGTTGTCTCCTCTCAGCCTGGTGACGGGTCCCAGGACGTGGTGGTTCAGGCCCGGCAGGTCGCGGTGTCACAGGACAGAGGGAGCATCAGTGATGAGTGGCATCCCAGCAGCCCAAGCTGCCCCAGCagtcccagcagcagcaccggGTCTCACTGTGGCTTCTACTCATTTGTGGAGGATCCGACGAGTCCAGAGGCTGAGCTGAACGAAGCCTGGATGGTCTCGCCACAGCGACAGGCTCAGCTGGCCACCCTGAAGGAGGAAAAGGGATTCAAACTACAGACCTACACCAGCAGCAGGAAGCCAGAGAGTCTGTTCTCAGAGGACGAGTCACTGTACAAAGTGAATCCAACAAACGGCATCAAAGTGGtcggggaggaagaggagaaacacCTTCGTAAGGAAATCATCCGCAGCCAAGCACCAAAGAACCCAACGTTCAAAGATCAACTGAGCACTCTGGAGAATCTGGATCTGAACAGGTCTGCAAACAGGATGATAGAAGGTTTCAGTGTGAGCTACAGTCCAGTCAGCTCCAGTCCAGAACCTCCCCGGTCTCCTGAACCTGGAACCATTGACAACAAGCAGATCAACTTCAGTGCTGCTCGACAACAGTTCCTGAAGATGGAGCAGGACCGGCTGATGGCAGTCCTCAACCCTCTGAGGTCCTTGAAAACACACCTGAACTCGTCTCTGCAGGAAGATCCTCAGCTGGTGTCCCCGTCGAGGTGGGTGGAGACGTTCGacagggtggaggagagagaagataCAACTCTGTTCAAACCATCAGGCGAAAGTGACACCCACCCAGAGAGGAAGGTGATGGTGTGCCGGACTGAGGAGAGTCTGAGCAGGCAGAGCAGTGTGTTTGAGGACCTGGACTCTGGCTTGGAGGAGCTGTTGGTGGACATGGGTGGTGGCTACACCAGCGATGACGGTGTGTTCACTGACAATGCTCAACAAAAGAACAGGAGCTTCAAGTccatgagtgtgtatgagaCCCCAATTGAAAGGGAGATCCGGTTAGTTCAGGAACGCGAGGAGAACCTGCGACGCTCTCGGGGCCTGAAACACAATGACGGCAAGGTGGAGATTGTCAAGATCAAAACCAAACGTTTACAGTCGCCACTAACGCCCATCAGAACCAAAGAAAAGACCAGAGTCAGCTTCGTCATCCAGAGAGAGATCCAGAGGATGGAGGAGCCGCAGCAGCAGGGTGGGATCCGATTTGACCAAGATCCTCCACAGCAGCTGGACAACATCAAGTCTGACCAACAGGACGGCGGGCCAGAGGAAAGACCTCTGGAGTCTGGAGACACTGACGTCTTCCCGTCTCCCTGCTGTCCTCATCGACACCCAGAGGAGATCGAGCTGTCCATCAGTCAGATGAGTTCAGCTCCTTCCTCCTTCACTCGGGACTCAAGAGGTTTTCGAAAGGATCTACTGACATCTTCATCGTCCCgctcctcctcccctcactcaTCACCAACACCTCGGTCCTGGAGGGAAAACCTGGAGTCCACCGGGCTGCAGTCCATGGGACAAGGAGCTCCAGACTTCATCGAGAAGGAGATCAAGGAGGCTCTGAGACGAGAGCAGGAGCTGAGGGAGCTGAGGGAGTCCAGGGAGAGAACCAATCAGCagtcctcctctcctgctcctctggtGGAAAAAGCAACCAAGATGGCCGTCAGTCAGTCCTACCCACCTGCAAATACAG ACAAACCCGTcagtctgtcctcctcctcccctcgtCCCTTCGTCCGTCTGCCGTCAATCTCCTTCATCACTGCTCAGCCTTGGACCCCCTCACCCCgtcctcaccctc tcctcccaccccccctgccctcctcctcctccctctcctcccctgtaGGGGTGCGGTCGGCCCCCCCTCTTGTCAGAGGTCTAACAGAGACCCTGCTGCAGGACTTTGAGGACAGACGAGTGAAGCTGAAGCTGGAGGAGAGCGCA tacGCAGGAATCCAGCCGATCGACGACGTCAACAACGAG gTTGTTGAGTCGACTCGAGTGATTCGACATAAAAACCAGCGAGCTTTGCGATGGGAGGCTGGAGTGTTTGCCAACCAGGAGGACCAGTGA